ttaattttatttttaaatatattgagattGGGTGTAGTTGTGCAACCACGCCCAAGAGAAATATATTGAGTTTGGTCTTTACTTCAAAGTAGCTGTTGGACCCATTAGCCATGGGTCCTGTCCTTAACATGATCCATTAGTGTTGGGTCGTGCCCTTAGCAAGACCTACCAATAAtcgttttttcattttttttttatttcctcttgAGTCCGGCATTCTTTTCCAAACATAAGAAACTCGGGGTAAGAAAGGGTGCCTCACCTAAGGATCTAGGGTGTGGCTAGGTGCAGAATTAAATCCCTTAGGTTTTGCAGACCTGCTTAACCCAAGAGTATTGATCTTTCGTCAGAACCGAATCTCTTAAGTCCTACATCAGAGCCTAATTTTTTAGGCTATGTCAGGACCAAAAGCTCTTGGGTCTGGCGTAGAGACCCAAGGCTAATGGGTCCTGCGTCAGGACTCAAGGTTCTTGGGTCCcaagtttttaaatataattatttgtattataattataatttttttattataattaaagtattaatctaaaaaatattattatttttgttttaaatattattattattattattattattttaaaaactattattactgtcgaagaaaaaccataatttttttaaaatttaaaaaaataaaaattttggaagacaagttaaatattattattgggtTTGGCATTGCAACTAGACTCAATGTTCTTGGGTCTgctgttgcagccaaacccaacgCTTTTGGgtctttgatttttataatattattttattaaaataaaaggtaagcCCGCAGTGTAGCGCgggcaaagaagaaaaatgaaaaaaaatatttcaattattattattatcatttctatcattattgttaataaagttttttaaaacacttattACTATTAAGACTTTGGTCAGACAAGTTcaatactattattaatatgataaatattattactattattagtataaaaatatattattatttgtgatataaatattatgattttttttataattaataacattaatattaaacctactattatttttattataaatactataatttgtattacaattaatattattcatataataattaataaatttgtataaaatatttttaatattgaaaaataataatatatttgatttgaagggtaaaattaagaattattatcacttttttttaattattgttattgtcattaccatatttttaaaaaaaaattattactatcaTCGAAGAAagcataaattgtttttcaaagattgaaaaatataaaaaattgggtagagaagttaaatattataaatattattaaatttattaatattattgaaattcaaataaatattatttctgtagaaaaaatatagatttgattttaagggtaaaatcaattattattattattattattgtttcttcacttcaaattaatattttccttaattcatattaagatattttatttattattttgatgtgattatatataaaatagattttaaaaattaaaaaaaaattatctcaatccattttcttaaaaatatttcaagatatttccaattttttttttactctcttgattttttttttcttttctcttattgatttttgttcaaACTATAAATATGATTCAAAATAACTTTAGGTTCAGTCGCCACCAAACCCATCAGTCTTGGCTCTTAGTGCAAGCATGACCCATTAGCATGGGTTCTATCTCTAACAGGACCAATTAATAGGTCTTGCCCCTAGAAAAACCCatcaataatttgattttttttaggccAAACATTCTTTTCTAGATTCAAGAAACTTGAGGCAGGAAAAGAAAGTCACGTCCAAGAAAGTTTAGGTGTGGCTAGGATGCAAACCCAAATTCCTTGGGTTTAGAGCCTTGCCTAACCCAATATTATTGGTCTTTTATTAGGATCCAATCTTTTTGATCGTGATACAGGACACAAGACTAGTGAGTCTTAAAACCTcaggattttttaattttaaatttttaaatataattatttatgttataatttatatcaattctaaaaagttgaaaaattagAGAGAATTAAAACTTGAAGAGGTTAAATTATTGCAATCAtcatggctaaaaaaaaaaaaaaacagagaacacCCAGAACAGAGTTCTTCGCGCACCTTATAAACAGTGAAGGTCCATAAAaaactccaattttttttttttttttttgagtcttCAATAATAAGTCATAGTTATAAAAAGCCAAATCTTTGAGATGCATCCATCTATTTTACAGGGTACAAACAGGAAAGGACTAGTTCCAGGAGTTACTTGTACTCTCTCCCTTGAATGGAAGATGAGAAAGTGCAGCAGAGAACAATAAAAGATTAAAGGAAATAAGCATCTTTCTCCATTAGGTGGTGCTTTCATAAGCACATACTATGAACAATCATCAGaaccaagagaaagaaaagggaataatCACTTTAATACAATAGCAGATGGAAACAATATGCATAGAAACAACACTCTCCACCGCACCAACTTGTTCCTGGTTGACAGCAAAACATTGGGACAACCTGCTGTGACTCATTCAACTGAGTTGCTTCCCTTCCTAAGATACCAAAGTACTATGTAAACCTTATAATTGGTGTAGTATAATAGGAGCTCCATGTTGTGGTTGAAGAGTTATGACATTACAAGGAGCATGCGTGTAAGAGGGTGAAAGCTCAAACCAGAAATTTTGTAGAATCATAGTAAGAGCCATCTTTGCTTCAGTCAAGGCAAAGTTTTGGCCTAGACAAAATCTAGGGCCCCACCCAAAAGGGTAAAatgcaatttcatcctttgatgCTTTTGAAACTCCTTCAGAGAATCTCTCTGGTTTGAATTCTTCTGCGTTGTCTCCCCAATACTCAGGATCATAGTGAAGAAACAGGAATGGTAACAGGAGGTCTACCCCAGCTGGAATGGACATTCCTTGAATGCTTGTTTCCTTTAGAGTATGTCGATACACAAGATTCACAGGTGGATATAGTCTTAGTACCTCGTTTAAGATCATTGACACctgcaaatttatttagttttctaaACCAAAGATTTATAATCGTTTCCAAGGAGTTGACTGTAGCTCACAAAACATAGTAAATTAATGCGTGAACAAAAGAAGTACTTACAATTCTGAGTTGTTTTATACTATCGATACCAGGTGTTCTCATGCCACAAATCTGCAAAACTTCTTCTCTTGCTTTCTCTTGCCAGACTGGATGCATAGATAGAACTATCAATGTCCAAGTGAGTAAGTTTGCTGTGGTCTCTTGGCCTGCAAAGAAGAACAACTTGCATTCCTCGATTACATCTTCAATTTTCATGTCATTATCAGCATCATCCCTGCCCTGTAAAAGCAAGCCTAGCAAGTCAGCATCGCCTGCGTCTCCATTTTGCATGGCCCGCTCCTTCTTATGGATAATATTTCTCAATGCTGCTTTTATCTCTCTGTCTATACTGTatctcttcttgttctttttagaGGGTATGAATCTGTTGGAGAAGAGCAAAGAAATGAAATGTTGTTAGCTGGGATTTAATGTATTATCAGACattggttaaaaattttaacaagCACCAAGAGAAGCTTGAATTTGCAAGAGATAAATGGCATTAATATGTACCCCAAACCAGGGAAGTAAATGGAATAAAAAGcttcaaggaccaaaataactTGATCtttttgaagatcaaatatttCCTTTCCCTCTTCATAGCTGCTTCCAAAGGCTGCTCGAGCTATAACATCACTtgcaagaatattaaattcGGTTGCAACATCCAATTCACATGATCCCTGAGGACCTGCTAATTTCTTCCATCGCTGAACCAGATCACAACAGCAGGCTGAAAATGCTGGGATCATCCCCTGTTCACAAACCAGCACTAATCAGCATATAGACTCTAATACCATATCAAACGTTGAttcaattcaaaagttaaaatgcTAGTGATTGAAGGCTAAAGATCTGGAATCCGAAAATCCTTATAAAACATGTATACAAGTTAAATGGCTATACTAGTTCCCGCAAAGTTTCTTTATAATAATTCAAGAATTCTTTCAAGCCTCCATCTCAAGTTTGACTACAGTAAACGCTTTGGTGTGTATAGCTGTACCATCACCTCAACGTGTCAAAAAACCAACTGAATCCAATAGAATACCATGTTATATTATAGAACTATCTCAATTCAATAGCTCAATCACAggtttcaaaatatgatttatataactCTCTATCACTCCTTCTTGCCATTTGCTGACATTGATGAATGTTTTCTGGATCAGTTTTTGCTTATGCAGCACATTGGTCAATTGATAAAATGTAAAGAAGTCCAAATAGattctaaattttcaaatacaaGCTGTAAAAATTTCTTAAGAATGTTTAAATTTGCAAGATTCAGGTAGGTGAAGTTACCCTTAATCTCTCAGCGTGGAAGGCAGGTGTCATCAACCTTCTGCGCTTGGCCCATTTGTCTCCTTCCAAGGTTGAGACTCCCCGCTGTAAGAGACCCACAAGGGCATTTCGCGGTGGCTTTATAATGTGACCACTCGTGTCTGTTAACACCAACCTCACCAGCTCTGGATCAGCTAATAGCAGGCTAGGTCTTGTCCCCATCCAACACAGGGAGACCTTTCCTGTTCTCGTTCGCATTACAAATCAGGATAATACCGCTTACCAAATACATGTATGAACAGATATTcctagaaataataaaaaaaatctgaaaaaatgaGATAGCTTGTGAAGCTGCTGCTCACCGTAAATTTGCaccattttataaaagaatGGAAGGACACGTGGTGCAATTGCTTGATTTAGAGCAATGGGCCTGGACCTAGCTTCTTTAGAAGACCTTGCAAACTCTTTCTTATCACCATTCAAAAGCTTGTAAGAAGTGCCTCTGATCCCTTGCTTCCTCAGACGCTTCTCTTGGCTTTTCGGCTTCAGCCAAAAAGTGTGAGCAACTCTAAACACAACATAGAGAGATAGAAGTAAAGAAGAGGACAGAAACCCTCTGAAAATAAAATCTtccatttttgttcttttgttggAAACTGCTGCTTCAGCAAACTTGGGATCGATGAAATTTGATGGAAATGAGACCCGATTGGTGAAGAATTTATAGGGCTTTTGTTAGCTCCTGTTTGAACTTGGACcttattgctttttttaatttagagtaTATTTGGTAATATGAtagaggttatttttttaaataattttttatattaaaatatatgttaataatatttttttattttaaaaaaattatttttgatattaatacatcaaaacgatctaaaatataccaattatattaaattttaattttaggaaAACACAATTTCAATCTCATTGCCAAACTAttccttattttattgattcCAATGACGtctaccttttatttttccttgacaAACTTGTAACCCATCTCTTGTCCCATTGTTTCAACACCAAAATAACGTGTGTTgatttcaagaacaaaacaaaataaaaagtgaaaacgACAGAACGAGAATATAAATCCTAATTAGCCTTGCAGCCCAAGGGCACGAAGATTATTCTCACGTGATATCagctaataataaattattacttACATGACCCCGCGTGATGCCatagattatatttttacataagatatatatataaaaaaaaatatataaaaattttgggtttttttgcaaaactataccaaaaaatattgggtttggctgcaacatcTGAcgtaaaagtaatatttataatattaataataacattaaacttgcatgacccaagtttaagtgagtatAGCTGTAATATCGgactcaagaatattggatgtgggtctgactgtaagatcgtgtcataaaagtgtaataattaaatagattaattaaaaaaaacaaagaaaaaaaatcaacaggaataaaaaaagtaatgaagaaaaaaaattgaattaattgagttaaccctttaaactaagttatcccgtaaaacctgggattcgcgtcatgaaagtttgataattaaatagaaaaaaaatgacgggtttaccctagaattaactgggttaacccatcaaatcaagttaactcgtcaagccCCGaatacatgtcatgaaagtctgataattaaataaaaagaaaattaactttaacaaactaaactaaatgaaaaaaaataattaaaaatatccaggttaactcgtcaaatcatattaacccatcaaacccgggatccgtatcatgaaaatctgataactaaataaaaaaaatttaacactaacaaactaaatcaaacaaaaaaaaatcattaaaaaaagggaaaaaaggaaaaaatagttaaataatataatataatataataataataataataataattattattattatataataattataataatataatatattaataagtaaatatattagcaAAAGGcgtgggaaagctacagtagttttcccacgccttttagagtaTTACTTAACTGTCTTGCTGCTGAAGTTATCAATTAACTAtagctaaaaataataacagtatTTTATTATAgctaaagaaattataaattaaaaacgtTTTATTTGTGGATTGCAATAGTTAAGAAGAGTTATTGTGAATTATAAGTGATTTCACTATAAATTATAATGCTGGGTGGGTGGGAGCATCATGAGGCTACAGATCCACTCCCCTAGGTTAGCTCTAATTTAGGTGCAGCTGCAGATACTTGACGCTAGGCCTGGCAAGCCCTGGGTACTCGCTTGCCAAGTGGGACTCCAAACCCTAGGCTGCAGACATGATGCCAAGGATGCCAAGCCCTAGGTGCCTGCGCGCCAAGTGGGACTGCATGCCCCAAGTTGCAGAAACATGGCGTTGGGACTGGCACGGGCACGAAGTTGCAAACCTAGGCGAGCAGGTCTGTTGAACCGTGCGCAAGAGCTGCATACCCAAGTGGTGGGTGCAGACCAGTGCGAGCAGCAGAACCAAAGCGCATGGTTGGAGACACAGGAAAGTGGGTCTGCAAACCCGCGTGTGTGGGGTCTGCAAGCCCACTCTCGATTGCAGACCCTCGCCTCTAGGGTCACACACCCTCTTGCCTAGGTTTGCAAAACCCTACACTTGGGTGTGCATAACCGGGAGCAGGGTTCAGACCCGCCCCTGGATATTTTTTGCCATGTCTGGGGTCTACAGACCCCCTTAGGGGTTGCATAACCACGTGGCTAGGCACGCCTGAGTTTTGTTCTGCCAAGTTTGGAGTCTGCAGACTCCCCTAGGGGTAGCAGACCCATGTTGCTGGGTCTACAGACCCGtatagaaaaataacatatttgaaaaaaaaaatgaaaacaaatagtaataacaattattgttattgttattgttattgttaataaattttataacaagattatttttttaactttaaattaatatttttttcctttaattcatattaagatattttgtattattttttatgtgattatataaaaaatagatttaaaacaataaaaaatattatctcaatatatttttaaaaaaatattttaagatatttctaattttattttttttctctcttgaaattttttttcttttctcttattgattttttttttcatactgtaaagagaaaataaattaatgtgattttgttttatattatacaaaagtTAGGTGacgataattgttttttcatttcaggttGGGTCGAATTTCCGTATTAAAGGATATTTgattttgcgtttcaaaaatacattgaaagttttttgaaattcttttattgttttctttacttcaaattaatattttttatgttttgtattttttttaattttatttttaaatatattgagattGGGTGTAATTGTGCAACCAcacccaagaaaaatatattaagtttgGTCTTTACTTCAAAATAGCTGCTGGACCCTGTCCTTAACATGATCCATTAGTGTTGGGTCGTGCCCTTAGCAAGACCtatcaataattgttttttaattttttttctttcctcttgaGTCCGGCTTTCTTTTCCAAACCTAAGATACTCGGGGTAAGAAAGGGTGCCTCATCTAAGGATTTAGGGTGTGGCTAGGCGCAGAATTAAATCCCTTAGGTTTTACAGACCTGCTTGACCCAAGAGTATTGATCCTTCGTCAGAATTGAATCTCTTAAGTCCTACATCAGAGCCTAATTTTTTAGGTTATGTCAGGATCAAAAGCTCTTGGGTCTGGCGCAGAGACCCAGGGCTAATGGGTCCTGCGTCAGGACTCAAGGTTCTTAGGTCCCAagcttttaaatataattatttttattataattatatattttttttattataattaaagtattaatctaaaaaatataattatttttgttttaaatattattattattattattattttaaaaaactattattactatcgaagaaaaaccataatttttaaaaaattttaaaaataaaaattttagaagacaagttaaatattattattgggtTTGGCATTGCAGCTAGACTCAATGTTCTTGGGTCTGCTGTTGCAGCTAAATCCAACGCTTTTGGgtctttgatttttataatattattttattaaaaataaaaggtaagcCCGCAGTGTAGCGCgggcaaagaagaaaaaaaaaaaaaaatatttcaattattattattatcattgtgatcattattgttaataaagttttttaaaacacttattACTATTAAAATTTTGGTCAGACAAGTTcaatactattattaatatgataattattattactattattagtatgaaaaatattattatttgtgatataaatattatgatttttttataattaatatcattaatattaaacctactattatttttattataaatattataatttgtattacaattaatattattcatataataattaataaatttgtataaaatatttttaatattgaaaaatcataatagatttgatttgaagggtaaaattaagaattattatcacttttttttattattattgttattgtcattaccagattaaaaaaaaaaaattattactatcaTCGAAGAAagcataaattgtttttcaaagattgaaaaatataaaaaattaggtagagaagttaaatattattattaatattataaatattattaaattcattaatattattgaaattcaaataaatattattgctgtagaaaaaaatatagatttgattttaagggtaaaatcaattattattattattattatttcttcacttcaaattaatattttccttaattcatattaagataatttatttattattttgatgtgattatatataaaatagattttaaaaaattaaaaaaaactatctcaatttatttttttaaaaatattttaagatatttccaatattttttttttactcaatttttttttcttttctcttattgatttttgttcaaACTATAAATATAATCCAAAATAGCTTTGGGTTCGGTCGCCACTAAGCCCATCAGTCTTGGCTCTTACTGTGTGCATGACCCATTAGCGTGGATTTTATCTTTAACAGACTAGTTAATAGGTCTTGCACCAAGAAAAACCCATCAgtaatttgatttcatttgtttttttaggttaaacATTCTTTTTTAGATTCAAGAAACTTGAGGCAGGAAAAGAAAGCCACGTCCAAGAAAGTTTAGGTGTGGCTAGGATGCAAACCCAAATTCCTTGGGTTTACAGCCTTGCTTAACCCAATACTATTGGTCTTTTGTTAGGATCCAATCTTTTAGATCCTAATATAGGACACAAGACCAGTGAGTCTTAAAATCTcaggattttttaattttaaatttgtaaatataattatttatgttataatttatatcaattctaaaatgttaaaaaattagagggaatcaaaacttgaagaggTTAAATTATTGCAATTAtcatggctaaaaaaaaaaaaaaaaacaaagaacaccaAGAACAGAGTTCTTCGCGCACCTTATAAACAGTGCAGGTCCATAAAAAacctccaattttttttattttttttttgagtcttCAGATAATATGTCATAGTTATAAAAAGCCAAATCTTTGAGATGCATCTATCTATTTTACAGGGCACAAAAAGGAAAGGACAAGTTCCAGGAGTTACCTGTACTCTCCCCCTTGAATGGAAGATGAGAAAGTGCAGAAGAGAACAATAAAAGATTCAAGGAAATAAGCATCTTTCTCCATTAGGTGGTGCTTTCATAAGCACATACTATGAACAATCATCAGaaccaagagaaagaaaagggaataatCACTTTAATACAATAGCAGATGGAAACATTATGCATAGAAACAACACTCTCCACCGCACCAACTTGTTCCTGGTTGACAGCAAAACATTGGGACAACCTGCTGTGACTCATTCAACTGAGTTGCTTCCCTTCCTAAGATACCAAAGTACTATGTAAACCTTATAATTGGTGTAGTATAATAGGAGCTCCATGTTGTGGTTGAAGAGTTATGACATTACAAGGAGCATGCGTGTAAGAGGGTGAAAGCTCAAACCAGAAATTTTGTAGAATCATAGTAAGAGCCATCTTTGCTTCAGTCAAGGCAAAGTTTTGGCCTAGACAAAATCTAGGGCCCCACCCAAAAGGGTAAAatgcaatttcatcctttgatgCTTTTGAAACTCCTTCAGAGAATCTCTCTGGTTTGAATTCTTCTGCGTTGTCTCCCCAATACTCAGGATCATAGTGAAGAAACAGGAATGGTAACAGGAGGTCTACCCCAGCTGGAATGGACATTCCTTGAATGCTTGTTTCCTTTAGAGTATGTCGATACACAAGATTCACAGGTGGATATAGTCTTAGTACCTCGTTTAAGATCATTGACACctgcaaatttatttagttttctaaACCAAAGATTTATAATCGTTTCCAAGGAGTTGACTGTAGCTCACAAAACATAGTAAATTAATGCGTGAACAAAAGAAGTACTTACAATTCTGAGTTGTTTTATACTATCGATATCAGGTGTTCTCTTGCCACAAATCTGCAAAACTTCTTCTCTTGCTTTCTCTTGCCAGACTGGATGAATAGATAGAACTATCAATGTCCAAGTGAGTAAGTTTGCTGTGGTCTCTTGGCCTGCAAAGAAGAACAACTTGCATTCCTCGATTACATCTTCAATTTTCATGTCATTATCAGCATCATCCCTGCCCTGTAAAAGCAAGCCTAGCAAGTCAGCATCGCCTGAGTCTCCATTTTGCATGGCCCGCTCCTTCTTATGGATAATATTTCTCAATGCTGCTTTTATCTCTCTGTCTATACTGTatctcttcttgttctttttagaGGGTATGAATCTGTTGGAGAAGCGCAAAGAAATGAAATGTTGTTAACTGGGATTTAATGTATTATCAGACAttggttaaaatttttaacaagCACCAAGAGAAGCTTGAATTTGCAAGAGATAAATGGCATTAATATGTACCTCAAACCAGGGAAGTAAATGGAATAAAAAGCTTCAAGGGCCAAAATAACTTGATCtttttgaagatcaaatatttCCTTTCCCTCTTCATAGCTGCTTCCAAAGGCTGCTCGAGCTATAACATCACTtgcaagaatattaaattcGCGTGCAACATCCAATTCACATGATCCCTGAGGACCTGCTAATTTCTTCCATCGCTGAACCAGATCACAACAGCAGGCTGAAAATGCTGGGATCATCCCCTGTTCACATACCAGCACTAATCAGCATATAGACTCTAATACCATATCAAACGTTGAttcaattcaaaagttaaaaaaagctAGTGATTGAAGGCTAAAGATCTGGAATCCGAAAATCCTTATAAAACATCTCAAGTTTGACTACAGTACACGTTTTGGTGTGTATAGCTGTACCATCTCCTCAACTTGTAAAAGAATCATCTTAATCC
This is a stretch of genomic DNA from Populus alba chromosome 11, ASM523922v2, whole genome shotgun sequence. It encodes these proteins:
- the LOC118038278 gene encoding cytochrome P450 CYP72A616-like; its protein translation is MEDFIFRGFLSSSLLLSLYVVFRVAHTFWLKPKSQEKRLRKQGIRGTSYKLLNGDKKEFARSSKEARSRPIALNQAIAPRVLPFFYKMVQIYGKVSLCWMGTRPSLLLADPELVRLVLTDTSGHIIKPPRNALVGLLQRGVSTLEGDKWAKRRRLMTPAFHAERLRGMIPAFSACCCDLVQRWKKLAGPQGSCELDVATEFNILASDVIARAAFGSSYEEGKEIFDLQKDQVILVLEAFYSIYFPGLGFIPSKKNKKRYSIDREIKAALRNIIHKKERAMQNGDAGDADLLGLLLQGRDDADNDMKIEDVIEECKLFFFAGQETTANLLTWTLIVLSMHPVWQEKAREEVLQICGMRTPGIDSIKQLRIVSMILNEVLRLYPPVNLVYRHTLKETSIQGMSIPAGVDLLLPFLFLHYDPEYWGDNAEEFKPERFSEGVSKASKDEIAFYPFGWGPRFCLGQNFALTEAKMALTMILQNFWFELSPSYTHAPCNVITLQPQHGAPIILHQL
- the LOC118038275 gene encoding cytochrome P450 CYP72A616-like; this encodes MEDFILRGFLSSSLLLSLYVVFRVAHTFWLKPRSQEKRLRKQGIRGTSYKLLNGDMKEFARSSKEARSRPIALNQEIAPRVLPFFYKMVQIYGKVSLCWMGTRPSLLLADPELVRLVLTDTSGHIVKQPRNALVGLLYLGVSTLEGDKWAKRRRLMTPAFHVERLRGMIPAFSACCCDLVQRWKKLAGPQGSCELDVAREFNILASDVIARAAFGSSYEEGKEIFDLQKDQVILALEAFYSIYFPGLRFIPSKKNKKRYSIDREIKAALRNIIHKKERAMQNGDSGDADLLGLLLQGRDDADNDMKIEDVIEECKLFFFAGQETTANLLTWTLIVLSIHPVWQEKAREEVLQICGKRTPDIDSIKQLRIVSMILNEVLRLYPPVNLVYRHTLKETSIQGMSIPAGVDLLLPFLFLHYDPEYWGDNAEEFKPERFSEGVSKASKDEIAFYPFGWGPRFCLGQNFALTEAKMALTMILQNFWFELSPSYTHAPCNVITLQPQHGAPIILHQL